Proteins encoded by one window of Ovis canadensis isolate MfBH-ARS-UI-01 breed Bighorn chromosome 14, ARS-UI_OviCan_v2, whole genome shotgun sequence:
- the MLKL gene encoding mixed lineage kinase domain-like protein isoform X4 yields the protein MDQLKQIISLGQLVYNQCEKMKYCQKQSRRLGNRIQGLLQPLQMLQDQGERNLPSQISTALSRFQAALEEAKQRIDKFSNKSDIQKFLTAGHDSIIFGGVNQRLSDVWEELSLLLQVDQWRHTSSLSPGVSWQQEDQQDAEEDRKAIQGLSEKETVKTLLRQLESIKETVEAVQSWMRSDSQKPKKGFPQDQIKEIKKEELPEADWILLKENESSTLYEGKYHESPVAIKVFNNSQAKDIGIVRHTFNNEIRTMKKFDSPNILRMFGICIDETVTPPQLSIVMEYCELGTLRELLDREKDLTLAKRIILALGAARGLYRLHHSETPSELHRSISSTSFLVTKDYSVKLTGFELSKTQTSISRRTRGKAAERVSSAAYISPQRLGNVYNKYDIKAEIYSFGIVLWEIATGKSPFEGCDSKKIYQLVAESRYREPVGEDCPPQLREIVDDCRAYEPSRRPSVKEILNRLSSFY from the exons ATGGATCAGCTGAAGCAGATCATCTCCTTAGGCCAGCTTGTCTACAACCAGTGTGAGAAGATGAAATACTGCCAGAAACAGAGCCGACGTCTAGGGAACCGCATCCAGGGCCTGCTGCAGCCTCTGCAAATGCTCCAGGACCAAGGAGAGAGGAACCTGCCCTCCCAGATAAGCACTGCGCTGAGCCGTTTCCAGGCTGCCCTAGAGGAAGCTAAGCAGCGGATAGACAAGTTCAGCAATAAGTCTGATATCCAGAAGTTTCTAACAGCAGGGCACGACAGCATAATCTTTGGTGGGGTGAACCAGAGGCTGAGCGATGTCTGGGAGGAGCTCTCTCTGCTGCTCCAGGTGGATCAGTGGAGGCATACTTCAAGCCTCAGCCCAGGAGTGTCTTGGCAACAGGAAGACCAGCAGGATGCAGAGGAAGACAGGAAGGCCATCCAAGGACTGAGTG AGAAAGAAACTGTAAAAACTTTATTGAGGCAATTGGAGAGCATAAAGGAAACCGTCGAAGCCGTGCAGAGCT GGATGAGGTCAGATTCACAGAAACCCAAGAAGGGGTTCCCACAGGATCAAATCAAGGAGATTAAGAAGGAGGAGCTTCCAGAAGCCGATTGGATCCTACTAAAGGAAAATGAATCCAGCACACTTTATGAAGGAAAATACCACGAATCTCCAGTGGCCATAAAAGTATTCAACAACTCCCAGGCCAAAGACATTGG AATAGTGAGGCATACtttcaataatgaaatcagaacCATGAAGAAATTTGATTCCCCCAACATCCTGCGCATGTTTGGGATTTGCATCGATGAAACAG TGACACCCCCTCAGTTATCCATCGTCATGGAGTACTGTGAGCTCGGGACCCTGAGGGAGCTGCTGGATCGGGAAAAGGACCTCACCCTGGCCAAGCGCATCATCCTGGCCCTGGGGGCAGCCAGAGGCTTGTACAG GCTGCACCATTCGGAAACACCCTCAGAACTCCACAGGAGCATCAGTAGCACGAGCTTCCTGGTGACTAAAGACTACAGTGTGAAG CTTACAGGATTTGAGTTGAGCAAAACACAGACTTCCATCAGCCGACGAACTAGAGGAAAAGCAGCAGAGAGAGTCAGTTCTGCCGCATACATCTCACCCCAGAGGTTGGGAAATGTGTATAATAAATACGACATAAAAGCCGAAATATACAG CTTTGGAATTGTCCTCTGGGAGATCGCCACTGGGAAGAGCCCATTTGAAG GTTGTGATTCCAAGAAGATCTACCAGCTGGTGGCTGAGTCTCGGTACCGGGAGCCAGTGGGCGAAGATTGCCCTCCACAGTTGCGGGAGATCGTTGATGATTGCCGTGCCTATGAACCCTCCAGGAGGCCCTCTGTTAAAG aaATCTTAAACAGACTGTCTTCCTTTTATTAA
- the MLKL gene encoding mixed lineage kinase domain-like protein isoform X1 — MDQLKQIISLGQLVYNQCEKMKYCQKQSRRLGNRIQGLLQPLQMLQDQGERNLPSQISTALSRFQAALEEAKQRIDKFSNKSDIQKFLTAGHDSIIFGGVNQRLSDVWEELSLLLQVDQWRHTSSLSPGVSWQQEDQQDAEEDRKAIQGLSEKETVKTLLRQLESIKETVEAVQSWMRSDSQKPKKGFPQDQIKEIKKEELPEADWILLKENESSTLYEGKYHESPVAIKVFNNSQAKDIGIVRHTFNNEIRTMKKFDSPNILRMFGICIDETAISSFPSVTPPQLSIVMEYCELGTLRELLDREKDLTLAKRIILALGAARGLYRLHHSETPSELHRSISSTSFLVTKDYSVKLTGFELSKTQTSISRRTRGKAAERVSSAAYISPQRLGNVYNKYDIKAEIYSFGIVLWEIATGKSPFEGCDSKKIYQLVAESRYREPVGEDCPPQLREIVDDCRAYEPSRRPSVKGKPFNTTECQDCAPTHNAEEAEGEWFYEDLQDLLELTPKKDVLFIIGDWNAKVGS; from the exons ATGGATCAGCTGAAGCAGATCATCTCCTTAGGCCAGCTTGTCTACAACCAGTGTGAGAAGATGAAATACTGCCAGAAACAGAGCCGACGTCTAGGGAACCGCATCCAGGGCCTGCTGCAGCCTCTGCAAATGCTCCAGGACCAAGGAGAGAGGAACCTGCCCTCCCAGATAAGCACTGCGCTGAGCCGTTTCCAGGCTGCCCTAGAGGAAGCTAAGCAGCGGATAGACAAGTTCAGCAATAAGTCTGATATCCAGAAGTTTCTAACAGCAGGGCACGACAGCATAATCTTTGGTGGGGTGAACCAGAGGCTGAGCGATGTCTGGGAGGAGCTCTCTCTGCTGCTCCAGGTGGATCAGTGGAGGCATACTTCAAGCCTCAGCCCAGGAGTGTCTTGGCAACAGGAAGACCAGCAGGATGCAGAGGAAGACAGGAAGGCCATCCAAGGACTGAGTG AGAAAGAAACTGTAAAAACTTTATTGAGGCAATTGGAGAGCATAAAGGAAACCGTCGAAGCCGTGCAGAGCT GGATGAGGTCAGATTCACAGAAACCCAAGAAGGGGTTCCCACAGGATCAAATCAAGGAGATTAAGAAGGAGGAGCTTCCAGAAGCCGATTGGATCCTACTAAAGGAAAATGAATCCAGCACACTTTATGAAGGAAAATACCACGAATCTCCAGTGGCCATAAAAGTATTCAACAACTCCCAGGCCAAAGACATTGG AATAGTGAGGCATACtttcaataatgaaatcagaacCATGAAGAAATTTGATTCCCCCAACATCCTGCGCATGTTTGGGATTTGCATCGATGAAACAG CAATCAGCTCTTTTCCATCAGTGACACCCCCTCAGTTATCCATCGTCATGGAGTACTGTGAGCTCGGGACCCTGAGGGAGCTGCTGGATCGGGAAAAGGACCTCACCCTGGCCAAGCGCATCATCCTGGCCCTGGGGGCAGCCAGAGGCTTGTACAG GCTGCACCATTCGGAAACACCCTCAGAACTCCACAGGAGCATCAGTAGCACGAGCTTCCTGGTGACTAAAGACTACAGTGTGAAG CTTACAGGATTTGAGTTGAGCAAAACACAGACTTCCATCAGCCGACGAACTAGAGGAAAAGCAGCAGAGAGAGTCAGTTCTGCCGCATACATCTCACCCCAGAGGTTGGGAAATGTGTATAATAAATACGACATAAAAGCCGAAATATACAG CTTTGGAATTGTCCTCTGGGAGATCGCCACTGGGAAGAGCCCATTTGAAG GTTGTGATTCCAAGAAGATCTACCAGCTGGTGGCTGAGTCTCGGTACCGGGAGCCAGTGGGCGAAGATTGCCCTCCACAGTTGCGGGAGATCGTTGATGATTGCCGTGCCTATGAACCCTCCAGGAGGCCCTCTGTTAAAG gcaaaccattcaataccacagaaTGCCAAGACTGTGCCCCAAcccataatgctgaagaagctgaaggtgaatggttctatgaagacctacaagaccttctagaactaacacccaaaaaagatgtcctttttatcataggggactggaatgcaaaagtaggaagttaa
- the MLKL gene encoding mixed lineage kinase domain-like protein isoform X3 yields MDQLKQIISLGQLVYNQCEKMKYCQKQSRRLGNRIQGLLQPLQMLQDQGERNLPSQISTALSRFQAALEEAKQRIDKFSNKSDIQKFLTAGHDSIIFGGVNQRLSDVWEELSLLLQVDQWRHTSSLSPGVSWQQEDQQDAEEDRKAIQGLSEKETVKTLLRQLESIKETVEAVQSWMRSDSQKPKKGFPQDQIKEIKKEELPEADWILLKENESSTLYEGKYHESPVAIKVFNNSQAKDIGIVRHTFNNEIRTMKKFDSPNILRMFGICIDETAISSFPSVTPPQLSIVMEYCELGTLRELLDREKDLTLAKRIILALGAARGLYRLHHSETPSELHRSISSTSFLVTKDYSVKLTGFELSKTQTSISRRTRGKAAERVSSAAYISPQRLGNVYNKYDIKAEIYSFGIVLWEIATGKSPFEGCDSKKIYQLVAESRYREPVGEDCPPQLREIVDDCRAYEPSRRPSVKEILNRLSSFY; encoded by the exons ATGGATCAGCTGAAGCAGATCATCTCCTTAGGCCAGCTTGTCTACAACCAGTGTGAGAAGATGAAATACTGCCAGAAACAGAGCCGACGTCTAGGGAACCGCATCCAGGGCCTGCTGCAGCCTCTGCAAATGCTCCAGGACCAAGGAGAGAGGAACCTGCCCTCCCAGATAAGCACTGCGCTGAGCCGTTTCCAGGCTGCCCTAGAGGAAGCTAAGCAGCGGATAGACAAGTTCAGCAATAAGTCTGATATCCAGAAGTTTCTAACAGCAGGGCACGACAGCATAATCTTTGGTGGGGTGAACCAGAGGCTGAGCGATGTCTGGGAGGAGCTCTCTCTGCTGCTCCAGGTGGATCAGTGGAGGCATACTTCAAGCCTCAGCCCAGGAGTGTCTTGGCAACAGGAAGACCAGCAGGATGCAGAGGAAGACAGGAAGGCCATCCAAGGACTGAGTG AGAAAGAAACTGTAAAAACTTTATTGAGGCAATTGGAGAGCATAAAGGAAACCGTCGAAGCCGTGCAGAGCT GGATGAGGTCAGATTCACAGAAACCCAAGAAGGGGTTCCCACAGGATCAAATCAAGGAGATTAAGAAGGAGGAGCTTCCAGAAGCCGATTGGATCCTACTAAAGGAAAATGAATCCAGCACACTTTATGAAGGAAAATACCACGAATCTCCAGTGGCCATAAAAGTATTCAACAACTCCCAGGCCAAAGACATTGG AATAGTGAGGCATACtttcaataatgaaatcagaacCATGAAGAAATTTGATTCCCCCAACATCCTGCGCATGTTTGGGATTTGCATCGATGAAACAG CAATCAGCTCTTTTCCATCAGTGACACCCCCTCAGTTATCCATCGTCATGGAGTACTGTGAGCTCGGGACCCTGAGGGAGCTGCTGGATCGGGAAAAGGACCTCACCCTGGCCAAGCGCATCATCCTGGCCCTGGGGGCAGCCAGAGGCTTGTACAG GCTGCACCATTCGGAAACACCCTCAGAACTCCACAGGAGCATCAGTAGCACGAGCTTCCTGGTGACTAAAGACTACAGTGTGAAG CTTACAGGATTTGAGTTGAGCAAAACACAGACTTCCATCAGCCGACGAACTAGAGGAAAAGCAGCAGAGAGAGTCAGTTCTGCCGCATACATCTCACCCCAGAGGTTGGGAAATGTGTATAATAAATACGACATAAAAGCCGAAATATACAG CTTTGGAATTGTCCTCTGGGAGATCGCCACTGGGAAGAGCCCATTTGAAG GTTGTGATTCCAAGAAGATCTACCAGCTGGTGGCTGAGTCTCGGTACCGGGAGCCAGTGGGCGAAGATTGCCCTCCACAGTTGCGGGAGATCGTTGATGATTGCCGTGCCTATGAACCCTCCAGGAGGCCCTCTGTTAAAG aaATCTTAAACAGACTGTCTTCCTTTTATTAA
- the MLKL gene encoding mixed lineage kinase domain-like protein isoform X2, translating into MDQLKQIISLGQLVYNQCEKMKYCQKQSRRLGNRIQGLLQPLQMLQDQGERNLPSQISTALSRFQAALEEAKQRIDKFSNKSDIQKFLTAGHDSIIFGGVNQRLSDVWEELSLLLQVDQWRHTSSLSPGVSWQQEDQQDAEEDRKAIQGLSEKETVKTLLRQLESIKETVEAVQSWMRSDSQKPKKGFPQDQIKEIKKEELPEADWILLKENESSTLYEGKYHESPVAIKVFNNSQAKDIGIVRHTFNNEIRTMKKFDSPNILRMFGICIDETVTPPQLSIVMEYCELGTLRELLDREKDLTLAKRIILALGAARGLYRLHHSETPSELHRSISSTSFLVTKDYSVKLTGFELSKTQTSISRRTRGKAAERVSSAAYISPQRLGNVYNKYDIKAEIYSFGIVLWEIATGKSPFEGCDSKKIYQLVAESRYREPVGEDCPPQLREIVDDCRAYEPSRRPSVKGKPFNTTECQDCAPTHNAEEAEGEWFYEDLQDLLELTPKKDVLFIIGDWNAKVGS; encoded by the exons ATGGATCAGCTGAAGCAGATCATCTCCTTAGGCCAGCTTGTCTACAACCAGTGTGAGAAGATGAAATACTGCCAGAAACAGAGCCGACGTCTAGGGAACCGCATCCAGGGCCTGCTGCAGCCTCTGCAAATGCTCCAGGACCAAGGAGAGAGGAACCTGCCCTCCCAGATAAGCACTGCGCTGAGCCGTTTCCAGGCTGCCCTAGAGGAAGCTAAGCAGCGGATAGACAAGTTCAGCAATAAGTCTGATATCCAGAAGTTTCTAACAGCAGGGCACGACAGCATAATCTTTGGTGGGGTGAACCAGAGGCTGAGCGATGTCTGGGAGGAGCTCTCTCTGCTGCTCCAGGTGGATCAGTGGAGGCATACTTCAAGCCTCAGCCCAGGAGTGTCTTGGCAACAGGAAGACCAGCAGGATGCAGAGGAAGACAGGAAGGCCATCCAAGGACTGAGTG AGAAAGAAACTGTAAAAACTTTATTGAGGCAATTGGAGAGCATAAAGGAAACCGTCGAAGCCGTGCAGAGCT GGATGAGGTCAGATTCACAGAAACCCAAGAAGGGGTTCCCACAGGATCAAATCAAGGAGATTAAGAAGGAGGAGCTTCCAGAAGCCGATTGGATCCTACTAAAGGAAAATGAATCCAGCACACTTTATGAAGGAAAATACCACGAATCTCCAGTGGCCATAAAAGTATTCAACAACTCCCAGGCCAAAGACATTGG AATAGTGAGGCATACtttcaataatgaaatcagaacCATGAAGAAATTTGATTCCCCCAACATCCTGCGCATGTTTGGGATTTGCATCGATGAAACAG TGACACCCCCTCAGTTATCCATCGTCATGGAGTACTGTGAGCTCGGGACCCTGAGGGAGCTGCTGGATCGGGAAAAGGACCTCACCCTGGCCAAGCGCATCATCCTGGCCCTGGGGGCAGCCAGAGGCTTGTACAG GCTGCACCATTCGGAAACACCCTCAGAACTCCACAGGAGCATCAGTAGCACGAGCTTCCTGGTGACTAAAGACTACAGTGTGAAG CTTACAGGATTTGAGTTGAGCAAAACACAGACTTCCATCAGCCGACGAACTAGAGGAAAAGCAGCAGAGAGAGTCAGTTCTGCCGCATACATCTCACCCCAGAGGTTGGGAAATGTGTATAATAAATACGACATAAAAGCCGAAATATACAG CTTTGGAATTGTCCTCTGGGAGATCGCCACTGGGAAGAGCCCATTTGAAG GTTGTGATTCCAAGAAGATCTACCAGCTGGTGGCTGAGTCTCGGTACCGGGAGCCAGTGGGCGAAGATTGCCCTCCACAGTTGCGGGAGATCGTTGATGATTGCCGTGCCTATGAACCCTCCAGGAGGCCCTCTGTTAAAG gcaaaccattcaataccacagaaTGCCAAGACTGTGCCCCAAcccataatgctgaagaagctgaaggtgaatggttctatgaagacctacaagaccttctagaactaacacccaaaaaagatgtcctttttatcataggggactggaatgcaaaagtaggaagttaa